Proteins encoded within one genomic window of Magnetococcales bacterium:
- a CDS encoding glycosyltransferase: MGKILFIVADLCGGGAERCLIRLCNALVAQQYTISIVAFHNVISYLGALDSRVKLVTVLSDGKPVGIRIGNVLRAILKEARHHDLVIGGRDGWPTVMALVGGWLSGKPVLAWSHSDLGMIRRMWNPALQFLFRWTLRQVDGLVCVSEGVKRSLDRFCGKTFLNAITIYNSIEKNANIPVQHKTYPNGDVINIVGCGRLEYYKGFDLLISALALLRAEGLPVRLTLLGEGPDREAFTALIAANSLQDVVSMPGFCPAPTTYYSQADLLVHPSRFEGFPMVLLEALQHGLPVVATDCPSGPRELLQDGYCGELVEVENVEALVAGIKKVLFEPGLWEMYQQRGLRRITDFSLENIIPQWIKFIQNYLRK; encoded by the coding sequence ATGGGTAAAATACTATTTATCGTAGCTGATCTGTGCGGAGGCGGGGCTGAACGGTGTTTGATTCGGCTGTGCAACGCGCTTGTCGCACAACAATATACCATTAGTATAGTAGCATTTCATAATGTAATATCTTATCTAGGGGCGCTCGATTCTCGGGTAAAACTGGTAACCGTCTTATCTGATGGAAAACCTGTTGGCATTCGTATTGGCAATGTTCTGCGAGCCATTCTGAAGGAGGCCAGACATCACGATCTTGTGATCGGGGGGCGGGATGGTTGGCCCACCGTAATGGCGCTGGTCGGGGGGTGGCTCTCCGGTAAACCTGTACTGGCATGGAGCCACAGCGATTTAGGTATGATTCGTCGTATGTGGAACCCCGCCCTTCAGTTTCTGTTTCGCTGGACTCTTCGACAGGTGGATGGCTTGGTTTGCGTTTCGGAAGGCGTCAAACGGTCCCTTGATCGATTTTGTGGTAAGACGTTCTTGAATGCCATCACCATTTATAATTCCATAGAAAAAAATGCCAACATTCCCGTGCAGCACAAAACATATCCTAATGGGGATGTGATCAATATAGTAGGATGCGGGCGTCTTGAATATTATAAAGGATTCGACTTGTTGATTTCCGCCTTGGCGCTGCTGCGTGCCGAAGGGCTCCCTGTTCGCTTGACTCTATTGGGAGAAGGTCCGGATCGAGAGGCGTTCACGGCGCTCATCGCGGCCAATAGTTTGCAGGATGTGGTCAGCATGCCCGGATTTTGCCCCGCCCCGACAACCTACTATTCCCAGGCGGATCTATTGGTCCATCCAAGCCGGTTTGAAGGATTTCCCATGGTTTTGCTGGAAGCCCTGCAACACGGCCTTCCCGTTGTAGCCACAGATTGTCCGTCCGGCCCACGGGAGTTGCTTCAAGATGGTTACTGCGGGGAATTGGTGGAGGTGGAAAATGTCGAGGCTTTGGTCGCCGGTATAAAAAAGGTGTTGTTTGAACCAGGCCTTTGGGAGATGTATCAGCAACGAGGTCTGCGTCGTATTACCGACTTTTCATTAGAGAATATTATACCGCAATGGATAAAATTTATTCAAAATTATCTGCGCAAGTAG